DNA from Bradyrhizobium japonicum USDA 6:
ACGTGACCGTCGGTTGATTGAGCAAGCCCCGATATCGTCAGCTCATCCTGCTCTCAGGGGAGAGGGCGGGATGAATCCCGCCCTTCCATCGTCAGATAGTCGGATGAAGGTCGCGAACCGGGCTCACCTCCTCGAGGAGCGAGGCGACCTTGAGCACCGTCGATTCCGCCAGCCAGGACGAGACGACTTGCACACCGATCGGAAGACCGTCGCGGCTCGTTCCGAATCGCATCGAGAGAGCGGGCATTCCCGTCAGGCTGAACGGTGATGTCGCGCTCATCACGTGGAACGGCGAAACCGTGACGCCATCGACCACGACGTCGTTGAGACCATGCCTGGTCGCGGGGAACGGGGTTACCGGGCAGAGCAGCACATCGTAGCGCCTGAAGTATTCGGCGAAGCTGTCGCGAAGGCGCTCTATGGCCTGCTCGGCGGCGACGAAGTCGGCGATCGGCGTATCTGGTGCATCAAGAACCAGTCTGGCGTGCCTGAAGATCTCGACCTCGTGGCCGGCAGTGACCTTCTCGAACTCGGGTTGGCTTTCCATCTGTTGAAGCTGCCAGAGGACACTGTTGGCATCGGTCTGCTCCACCACTGGCAACCGGACCTGTTCGACGTGGTAGCCAGCACTGCTCAACGCCTGCGCCGCTGCCTTCACCGTCGCGACCACTTCCGGATCGATGGGCCCGAAGAAGCCCGGAGAGGCCATCCAGCCCACGCGAAGCTGACGGGTCGATTTCGTGCCAACGCCTGTATCGAGGCCGGGCGAGCTGATCGAGAAGCCGTCGGCACCGTCGGGGCCTGCCATCAAGGAATAAGCCAGCGCTACGTCGCGAACCGACCGTGCCATCGGACCGATGTGCCAGAAGCGACGTGGCACCCGGGGCCAATGACCTGTCATCGGCATTCGCCCGTGAGTGGCTTTGAAGCCAACGATACCGGTATGCGCCGCCGGCCCGCGCAATGAGATCGAGAGATCGCTGCCCACACCGAGTGGCGACATGCCCGCCGCGATGGCGGCGGATTCACCGCCGCTCGATCCGCCCGGCGTGTAGTCGAGGTTCCAGGGGTTGTTGGTCTGGCCCGTCAGGAGATTATCCGTTTCGATCGAATAGGAGAATTCGGGAGGGTTCGTCTTTGCAATCAGGATAGCGCCGGCGGCTTTCAGCCTAGCCACAACGGTGGCGTCAGTTTCAGGCACACGCCCTCTGAAAATGGGCGAACCACGCTGCGTCAGCACGCCCGCCGTGTCGATCCCATCCTTGACCGTAAAGGGAACGCCATGGAGCGGGCCGAGCTGAGCGCCCGACCTGACTGCGGCCTCGGCCCTCTCTGCGCCTTCCATGGCGCCATCAGCCAGCGTCACGATCGCGTTCAGCTTGGGATTGACCGCCGCGATGCGGTCGAGATGCGCCCGCATGACCTCGACGGGCGAAAGCTCCCGTCGAGCAATGAGCTGGGAGATACGGGTGGCATCCATTCTAACGATATCATCAGTCATATCGATCCTACCTGTCATTTGGTAGGCTGGACATGCCCCTCGTATTTACGGACTTCAATCCCTACCTGCCATTTGGTAGGAACACGTTGAGGTGATCACGATGAGCGACAATGCGAAGGAAGCGATCCTGGCTGCAGCGCGCAGGACAGCTCAGGCCCACGGGTATGGCGGGCTGAACTTCCGCGACATCGGAGCTGAAGTCGGCATCAAGGCTGCAAGCATCTATCACCACTTTCCAGGTAAGGCGGAGCTGGGTGCAGCGGTGGCGAGACGCTATTGGGAGGATACGGCGGCGAACCTCGAAGCTCTTTCAAAAGCGGACGGAAATCCAAAAAAGGCGCTCCGGGCCTATCCGGGACTTTTTCGTCGATCGCTCGAGCAGGACAATCGCATGTGCCTCTGCAGCTTCATGGCGGCCGAATATGATGATCTGCCTGACGCCGTGAAAACCGAGGTGCAGGCTTTCGCCGATGTCAACGTGGCTTGGCTGACCAGGATGCTCGCCGCGGCTTCAGTTCCCGCCAGCAAGCGTGAAGCAAGGGCGCGCGCGATCTACGCGGCCGTTGCCGGCGCGCAACTGATGGCGCGGAGCCGTGCGGACCTGAAACTCTTCGATGCGCTGATCGAAAGCTTTCGCGGATCAGGCTTGATCCCGGCTTGAGAGCGGATCTGCTGTCCAAATGCGTATGGCGGAAGGAGAGGAACTGGGATCGAACATTAGATCTTTTCACTATGAAATGTGGATTGACCGACAGCACGTCGCAGCAATTCTGCAGCAGATTTGGCTTCGTCGCCGGCCCAGGCGACAAACTGGTCCGGCCGCACCAGGATCAGGCGCGATTGATATTTCCACCGCCCATCGCTCGCGGAATCCCTGATCAGCTTGAGAGGAATTCGGAGGTCGGAAGCGGCCGCTTCGAAAGCCGATGCTACGTCGTCCGTCCCGAGATCGATCAGCGTGAAGCCGTCGCCCAGTTCTTCGAAGACGTTCATGCCCGAAGATAAAGGCTGTGGAGTCAGATGATGCCCGGCGCGCGCCGCATAGATGTGGGATCCGATGGCGCTGCTCGTGGCCCCGGCGGGGCCCGACACGATGGGCGAGCCCGCATAGTGCGGCTCAAACGCGTTCACCTCAGCTCGCGCACCGGTCTGCCGCTCGCGCCACGCCGCCTCGAAGTCGGCGCGGTCGCGCCCCGGATCGTGCTTGCGGAGGAAGTCGCGGTCGCTGAGGATCGACTTCTCGATGAAATCGCGCGCTGTGGAGGCGAACACTGGCCGCCGTTCCGCACCGTAACTGTCGAGCAGACCGGGACCACCCCAGCCTTGCAGCGTTGCCGCAAGCTTCCAGGATAGATTGACCGCATCTTCCAGGCCGCTATTGACGCCGTAGCCGCCATAGGGCGGATGACTATGCGCTGCGTCACCGGCAATGAAGACGCGCTCTGCGCGATAGTCGTCGGCGAGCGCGAAGCGAAGGTCCCAGAAGCCGATATGTTCGAACGCGACGTCGAACTCGGCACCCGCCGCTTCGTGCAGCAGTCGGCGGAAATCAAAGTTGTCACGCCTCGTGGTCGCGGACACAGGGGCATGGAAGAACCACGTCGTGCCAAGATCGACGCGTCCGAAGAACTTCCAGTAGCCGTCCAACTCCGGATCCAGCACGCAGTAGAATGATTTTCCGGGATAGCGCTCCAGCAGACGATGGAGGCCGGTGGAACGGAACACCAGGAGCACCATCAAGCGATCATGGTCGGATCGGGTCTGGTTGATGCCGGCGAGTTCGCGCACAGTCGAGCGGCTGCCATCGCATCCCACGACATAGGCGGCGCGCAGGATTCGACCTTCTCCGTCGCGATGAATGACGCCGACGCTTACGCCGTCCTCGTCCTGACGTATCCCCTCGCAGGTCCAGCCGTAGAGAGTTTCGATCGCTGGGATCTGCGCCGCTCTCCGTCGTAGTACGGCTTCAGTCGCGTATTGCGGCAGCCGCTCGTTGTCGGTGAAATAGAAGGGACGAACCAACTCGCGCTGCAGCCAATCGTAGGCGTAACCGCTGAGCAATGTGCCGTAGCATGTCATGCCGCCGATGCCGTAATCCCGCGGGATGGTGCGTGCGGCGCGCAATTCGTCCTCCGCTCCCCAGAAATAGAAGTGCTCGAGGGTGCGCTGCGTCAGGTTTTGTCCCTTCGGAATCGGCAGCAGCTCAGCGTGGCGTTCCACCACAATGGAGCGGACGCCTCGCAAGCCAAGATCGATTGCAAGTCCGATGCCGACCGGCCCACCGCCGACGATGACGACGGGAGCCTCCATTTGAGCCGAGTTGGCCATCCCTCACACCCTTTCTCGCGGAACGCGTCTCACCCTTCGATTTCTGTGCAAGTTCTGATGTCGATCACACTCGATCTCTTTCAAATGCGTGCCGCAAAGGCTCGTCGCGATACAGGCTCAGAGCCGTACGAACCATCGCGAGATGAGAAAATGCCTGGGGGAAGTTGCCAACCTGCAACCCGGCTCTGGTGTCATATTCTTCGCTGAAAAGGCCGAGGTCGTTACGCAGAGCGAGTAAACGGTCAAGCAGCGCGTTTGCTTTTGCGATCCGACCTTGCATTTGGTACACGTCGGCAAGCCAGAAACTGCATGCTAGAAAAGCTCCCTCTCCAGCGGGGAGCCCATCCACGCCATTCTCGGTTCTGTAGCGCAACACCAACCCGTCCGAAACCAGCTCACGTTCAACCGCGGCCACTGTTCGAGCAATGCGAGGATCATTAATTGGCAAAAATCCTACAGCCGGCATCAGTAGCAGGCTGGCATCCAATTCATAACTATCGAAGCTTTGCGTGAAGGCCCGTCGCCCAGTGTTATACCCCCTCGCACATACGGTGCGATGAATCTCATCGCGGATTGCGCGCCACCGATCAATCGGCGCCTCATAACCGTATTTCTCCGCGTCCTTAATGCCACGATCAAACGCGACCCACGCCATGACCTTCGAGTGAGTAAAATGTCGCCTTCCACCCCGCACTTCCCAAATACCGTCGTCAGGCTCTTTCCAAATTCTTTCCAGGTGGTCTAGTGCGACGCTTTGCAACGACCGCCCCGCGACGAATGGAGCTAGGCCGCTTTTCCGAGCTACATGCAGCGCATCCGCTATTTCCCCCCAGACATCAAGTTGCAGCTGGTCCGATGCCGCGTTGCCAATCCGGACGGGAGACGATCCTCGATAGCCCGGAAGCCAAGCGACCTCCCACTCATTCAGTCGACGTTCGCCGCTTAAACCGTACATGATTTGAAAATCATGAGGACTGCCCGCCACTGCACGCTGAAACCAGTGGCGCCAAGCTACAGCTTCCTCGTAGTAACCTGCGCCCATCAGGGCGATCAGTGAGAGCGTCGCATCGCGGACCCAACAATAGCGATAGTCCCAGTTGCGCGAGGCGCCAACTTGCTCGGGCAATGAGGTCGTTGGTGCGGCGACAATTCCGCCCGTCTCGACAAAAGTTAGCGCCTTCAGCGTCAGCAGAGAACGCATTACCGCTTCGCGGCGATGTCCGTAATAAGTGCAACGTGCGGACCACTTCTGCCAGAAAACTTCGGTCTCGTTGAACGCAAGATCAGCATCCATGGCGGCGGGCGGTGGCCGATGCGATGGACTGTAGGTGAGGACAAACGGTATCCTATCGCCGCTGGAAATCGTGAAATCGGCGGTGGTCGAAAGGTCTTCTCCTTTCAAATTGACGGGTGTTCGCAGCGCAACAAGGTTTGGGCCAGCAATGGCGACGAGGCCTCCCTTGTCGGGTAGCTGGGAGACCCAGGGGACAGCCGAGCCATAGTCGAAGCGAAACGTGAGCTCCATGCGAACCAGCGGGTGGCCCGATCGTCCCTCGACGATGCGGATGATCGAAGAAGCGGACTGATTCATCGGCATGAAATCGATGACAGCAAAGGACCCGTTCCGAACTGTAAAAATCGTCTCCAGTATCATGGTATCGCCACGATAGGACCGCGAGGTCTTGTACGACAGGTCAGAAGGCGCGATCGACCATCGACCGTGAGTTCGGTTTCCCAACAACGCGGCGAAGCACGCTGCGCTATCGAAACGAGGCCAGCACAGCCAATCAATGGAGCCATTTCTGCCAATCAGAGCCGCCGTCGTACAGTCACCGATAAGTCCGTAGTCTTCAATCCGCAAAGGACCATCAAATCGTTTCTCGAATCGACTGGAGGCATCCATCTTTTCACCATGGGTCGGTTCGCGGAATCAGCGCCTACCCGCGTTCAACGAACTAAGATCATCCATGAATTTGTTCGATACCTTAGTCGTCTTGGCTCTTGAGATGGCGATCACCATGCCGCTCCACGGTCGCGAAAAGACGGGACGTCGCCCCCCGCTCGAAAAGACAAGCTTCAATAACGACTTGCCTCATACCGTCTAAAGCTTGACCGCATCAGCCTGTCGTTAGGATAATGCAGCTAAGCGACCAGCCTCACCATTCAATGTATGTTTTGTCGGCCACATACATTGGTATGAGACTCGCGCTTGCGTTTCGGCTGTGAGGACGAATGCTCAGAGATCAGCCACCTCAGCCTCCAAGAGCAAATGCCCCAACCTTCGATAGCGTTCGGCATTTCGTCTCCCTGACTTTAGTGACCTCCACAATCTGTGCCTGGGTTCCAACGCCGGGTCGGCGCGGTCGGTACCGTGGAGATCATCCAACACGACCGATTCCTAGAACCGGGCATTATTCCTTCGTTTAATTATTGAGCACCCAAAGCGGGGTAGCAATTCCGAGGAGGCGGCACCAAGATGAAGACGCAACAAGACAGGTCATGCCGCCATGACAAACGCTGACCGCACATCCGAAGCATCCGGTGTTCACTCTCGTAAAATGGATCGCAGCCCCCGAAGAGGGACTTACGGCCAACGATATCGTGTAGAGCCTGGAACTGGTATGGTACGGTGATGGCACCCGACGAGAGGCCGTTAGTGCATGTGGTTGACGATGACGCGTCAATGCGCGACGCGCTCGAGAGTTTGCTTGAGTCATTAAAGCTAGAGACCCGAACGTACGCGACGGCACGCGACTTCCTTGCCTCGACACTCACAGACAGGCCGGGATGCATCGTCCTGGACATTCGCCTGCCCGACATGAATGGGCTGGATTTTCATGCTCGGCTAATCGATCTGGGTGTGTTGCTGCCGGTCATAATAATGACGGGACACGGCACCATTCCCATGACGGTGCGTGCAATGAAGCACGGCGCAGTGGATTTTCTACCAAAACCCTTCCAGGACCAGGACATGATAGATGCCGTCCTCGGCGCCATCGAGCGTGATCGACAGCGACGTCCCGTCCAGGATAAGGCCTCGCAGATACAGCAAAGGTTCGGAACGCTTACTCCTCGCGAGCAGGAGGTGATGCTGCTGGTGGCGGAGGGTAAGATGAACAAGCAGATCGCCGGAGATCTCGGGATCCGGGAGATTACCGTAAAAATTCATCGGGGCGTTGCAATGCGCAAGATGGCCGCGCACAGCCTGGCTGACCTCGTTCGGATGACCGAAGTGCTCAAATCCAAGGGGCGATCATAACAATCCGGAAGAAGGATGAGGTGAGTGTCAAGAGAGCTCTCAATCGCAGTCATCGATGATGACGACTCGTTCCGCACGGCGCTCCTTGAGTCGCTTGATTCGCTGGGATACCGCGCCCGTGGCTTCCCGTCTGCGGAAGAGTTTCTTGCCGAGGGGCTCGGATCGTGCGACTGCGTCATCACCGATATTCAGATGCCCGGTATGAGCGGGCTCGACCTAAAACGGTTGCTTGCGGCTCGTGGCTCGACGATGCCACTTATCATGATCACCGCGCGCGCGGACCCGGACCTGGAAGCTAAAGCCATAGCCAGCGGCGCTGTCGGCTTTCTCAGAAAGCCATTCGCAACGGATGTTCTGATCGGCTGTCTCGACAACACGCCAAATTTCTGACCCGTAAGCGGCACCTGCAGCGCCAATCGATACCCACGCCGCCTCTAGCTGGATGAGAGTGCGCCGAACCTTCACTCCAAAACTAATTGGTCCAAGCTGGCGGCTGCTGCCTTCAGGAACCTCACAGCAGCATCTTATACGTTGAGATGATAGATTTCCCCCGAAGGTGGAATAGCGGTGTGGCAACCGGATCTGGATGATTGCGTCATATTTCCAAGATCGAAAAATGACGATGTCCAGCCGCTACGACTTCCCCACGTTCGCATCGCGTGCTTGGAAGCGCATCAAGCCCGGGCTCGTTCATGGGCTGACCATGACGGCCTCGGTGTTCCTGGCGCTGTACATCGCTTTCGAGTTGCAGATCGACGATCCGTCCTGGGCTGGCGTATCCGCAGGTCATACCATCCTTCCCGCTCTTGGGTCTTCGCTGAATAAGGCACTCTATCGGGTCATAGGCACGGTGATCGGAGCCGCCGCAACGGTCGTGTTAACTGCCATGTTTCCTCAAAGCCGCTTGGGCTTTCTGACGGGCGTGGTGGTGTGGGTCTCAGCATGCGGCTTTATTGCAGTATTCTTCAAGAACTTCAGGGCCTACGCGGCGATGCTGGCCGGATATACGATGGCGATCATCGCCTCGGACACCGTTGGCACACCCGATAAGGTATTTGAGGTTGCGATCGCTCGTTCGGCCGCGATCATCATCGGAGTTCTCTGCGCCACCCTCGTTCAAGGACTGAGCGACTTTGGCAGCGCGCGCCACAAGTTGACGGACGGATTTGCAGAGATCGTCGCCGACATCCAAAAGACTTTCGTCGGCTGGGTCGCAAATCCCAGAACTGGCACAGCAACGAAAGCATTGCAAAGTGTCATCAAGCGCATTGCTGCGCTTGACACTGTTCTGGACGATGCAGTTGGTGAATCTTCCGAGCTGCGCCGGCGGTCCGCCATCCTGCATCAGGCGACGGTGGCGATGTTCGGCGCGGTATCCTCATGGTGCACCCTTGAGGCGTACTTGGCGCGTGGATCGGCCGGGGAGATGCGCGCAACGTTGAACGCCGTCCAAATTGTCGTAGCACCCACGCCAGCCGGGCGCACCTGGGCCGATTTGCGGGACGATTGGGCCAAGCGCGCGATGGAACTCGGGCAGTTACCGTCACGCGACATTTCCGTGAGAGTTGTCGCGGACGCCGCCGGCGAGGTCGCTTTGCGCTTGAGCGATGCGGCAAATGGCCTGGTCTTGCTGACCGATCCCGCGCGGGCGATCGCATCCCGACAACAAGTCTGCCAGCCTATTGCGCAGGTCGGACCCGCTTTTATCAACGCGCTGCGGGTAGCAGCCTCAACCAGCGCCGCCGTCCTGCTTTGGATCGCGACAGCCTGGCCGAACGGACTATCCGCCATCACGTTTGCAGCTCTTATTCCGCTGCGGATGTCTGGGCGCCCGCCACAGGTGGCCTCGGGCTTCTTTTTCGGTTCGATCCTGGCTGCCGTCGCCGCGGCGATCGTACAATTCGCAGTGCTCCCGAACCACGACTCGTTCCTCGCGCTTACCATCCTTGCGGGGGCCGTCCTGACAATCTTTGCGGCGATGTCGCAGATCAGCGATTCCTGGGGGATCTTTAGACCCGCAGCTGTTATGTATCTACCTCTGCTGTCACTGAGCAACGAGCTCAGCGTCGACACGATCGCTTTCATCAACAACGCGGTTGGCATCCTAGCTGGATGCGCATTCGGAGCGCTAGCCTTCCGTCTTCTCCCGAATATCGATGCCGCAACTCAGTCGCTGCGATTGCGTGAACTTATGTGGCGCGATCTGCGCACCCTCGCTGCACACGCGCAGGACACCCATTCTCTGAACCGATGGCGAGAAGTGACCTTCGCTCGGTTGCTTGCCTTGCCAGCATCGGCGACAGCGGCAAGCTTCGAGCACATTCACATGATCTACGAGGTTGGCTTCTGCATCGGCCAGATTGGACGTTGGGGTAAACCACGTCAGATCACGTCAATAGCTAACGCGATCGTTGCCCTAATCCGTGGCGAGATCACCTTGGCTCGTCAGATGTTGCGAGGCCTCGACGATACCCGAGTGTTCAATCCAACGGACCAGGCCGCACTGCGCACACAAGGAGCCATCCGCGGCCTGCGGCAACGCATCGAGGCCCATGCGGCTGCGCCGATCGGCAGGGGCCTCTCGTGAATTTCGTAGAACTTAATGTCTATGGCGTCTTGATATCGCCCCTGGCCGCGATCATGACGGTCGCTTTTCTGGTTCTCATCCTGCTGAGACGGTTCATCGCTGCGACGGGTTTGTCGCGTCACATCTGGCATCCCGCGCTCTTCGATGTGTCGCTCTATCTGATCATCTTGTCGTCCTTGGTTATGGCAACGTGGTGATGGCATGGCAGCTGAGGTGAGAAATTATGCCTACTGACGTGTTCGACGAGAAGTTCGAGGGCCCGCACGATGCCCGCGCAAAGAAGGCGGAGCCATCTTCAGTCGCTACCGAGGTGGCCGATGGTCCGGAAACCTCCCAGGACCTGAGCGCAGTCTTGCCATCACGGCCGCGCATCCGGTGGCTCGCCGTGCTGACAACGATCGGAATCGCGATAGTTGCCAGCTACGCGACTTACATCGCCTGGCAGAACTTTATGGGTACCCCTTGGACCCGCGATGCGACGGTACGCGTCTACGTGGTCTCGATGGCGAGCGAAGTCTCCGGTCGCGTTGTCTCGCTGCCAGTGAAGGACAATCAGTTCGTTCGTGCTGGCGATTTGCTGATGAAAATTGATCCGCGCGACTACAAGATCGCCGTCGATCTGGCGCAGGCAAAGGTTGATCAGGCGAGTGCTGATCTTGAGAACAAGAAGATCTTGGCCGCGCGACGCCTTCAGTTAAGTACCCTTGCGGTCTCTCGCGAGGAGCAAGGCACCTTTGTCACGAGCGCGAAGATGGCCGAAGCAGCGCTCCAGCAAGATCGAGCGGACCTCGATCGTGCCCTAACCAATTTGCAGCGAATCGAAATACGGTCCCCTGTAAACGGCTGGGTCACGAATCTGCAAACTCGCGTCGGCGACTATGCCGACAAGGGGCAAAGAAGCCTCTCAATCGTGGACGCAGGCTCGTTTTGGATAGACGGCTATTTTGAGGAGACGCAAGTTGGTCAAATCAAGGTAGGTGATCCGGTCAAAGCCAAGTTAATGGGCTATGACGAGGTCATTGGCGGCCATGTTGAGAGTGTCGCGCACGGCATCAATATCAACAATGCGCAACCAGATTCCGTTGGCCTCGCGCAGGTCGACCCAATCTTTACCTGGGTTCGCCTAGCGCAGCGCGTTCCTGTTCGCGTAGCGCTGGACCAGGTGCCAGCCGACATCCGACTGGTGGCGGGAATGACGGCGACCCTCCAGGTTGAGACACTGGCGGGCTGCAAGCCGACCTTCCTCAGGTTTCTACACATCTCGTGCCGCTCAATGGCCGGGAATATCAACCGCTGGCATCTGTAACCCGAGATGGATAACCCATATGGCATTCCTTACAGTCGCGTTCTTCTCCGTGGTGGCCAACAGTGCGGCTCTGTCCGGTTATCCGACTCAAGTCATTGACGGGCTGACACCGAATCCGACTGCTCCCGTCACCTGCGCGCTGACCAAGCATCGCCAACCAATCAAGGGTAATCTCGCCGCGCCGGCACGTGAGGGGACGGCGGGGGCAGATACGCGGGATTCGAGAATCGATACGGAAATTGATGCCATCGATAAGGAGATTACGACGGAGAACAAGGAACTCGATCGAAAAATGAACAGCATCTGTCGTGGGTGCTGACCGTGGCAAAGAGGCCGGAGGACCGTCTGTCCGAACAAGGCGCCGCAGTGAAAATGCCTGGCAGTTATTCAATACCGTCAGCCAGGATGAGATGTCCCACAAGAGGTCACATCGAACGCATTAGCGACAGGCAGGTCAAAAGTGAACCGGGCTCCGCCCAAACCGGAACCGTTTTCCGCTCGAATGCAACCGCCATGTGCCTCTATAATGGACCGGGAGATCGACAAACCCAATCCCATGCCAGTGTCCTTGGTCGTGAAGAACGTATCAAAAAGACGGGGTATGCGAGTCGGATCGATTCCTGGACCGCTGTCCTCGACAATGCAGCACACCGTTTCATGATCGAGCTGCACGGTTCGAATAAGAATGCAGCGGCGCTCTACCCCGGACTGCGCCATCGCCTGCACCGCGTTAATGGCCAGGTTCAAGACCACCTGCTGGAGCTGGGTACGGTCGCCTAATACGCGAGGGGGTGCGAGTGCCAGATCAAGAGAAACAGAGGTACTCTTGGCCTGTAACTCATGGCGGAGAAAAACCATAGAGTCCTCGACAATATCGTTGAGCGACAGCATGGCATGCTTGGATGCTTGCCGGGTTCCCATAGCTCGAATGCCGTCAACGATATCGACAGCCCGCCGCGCGTCGGCAACCATGCGCCTGGTAAGTTTCTCGGCCTTCTCGACTACAGGTTCGGGGCGAGCCAACGACCGTAAGCCAGTCTCGCCATTCGTAATGATGGCGGCAAGCGGCTGCTTTATTTCGTGCGCAATCGTAGCACTGATTTCTCCCAGAATAGCCACGCGGCTGGCATGAGCCAGAGCAGCCTGCGCGGAATCCAAAGCCTCTTGCGACGTCCTGACCTCCGTTTTATCGATGAGTGCGCCAACGATTTCATCGTTGCCCGATTCAAATCTCACGCGATGCGCGATAATACGCAAATATTTGGTTTTCCCGTCCGGCATCAGTAACTGGAGTTCAGAGTCGAGATTGTTCGCGCCTTGAGCGATGCTCTCGATTTGACGTCGCGCAAGTGCCCGATCATCAGGATGGACGCGAGCAATGAGTGCGTCGAACGAGGGCTTGGTCCCCCGGTCGAAGCCCAGAATTTTATAGGTCTCGTCCGACCAGAAGGGATGGCCACCGACGACCTCCCAGGCAAAGCTGCCCGTCAGGCTAAGCCTCTGTGTCTCGGCCAAGTACGCGCTGCTACGTTGCAGGGCGCTTTCAGCCTGCTTCCGGGCCTGGACGTCGGTATTCGTTCCGTACCATGCAACGATGGCGCCGCTCTCATCCCGTAACGCTTCGGTGCGAAACAGGAACCAGCGATATGCTCCGTCGAAGCGCCTCATGCGGGCCTCAACCTCGGAGGGGGTCTCAGTCGCCAGCATTTTCAGCCAGGCATCACGCAGCGCCGGGCGATCAGAGGGGTGAATGGCGGCCTGCCAGTCCCAGCCCAGCGCCTGCTCCTGGGAAAAGCCTGTGTAGTCGAGCCAACGCTTGTTCAGATATTCCACAAAACCATCCGTTCGGCTTCTCCAAGCCAGCGTCGGGATGGAGTCGAGAGTCAGCCGAAGTTCTCGCTCGGCCTTGGCGAGCTGCGTCCTGCTTTCCCGCAACGCTTGCTCGGCTTGCTTTCGATCTTCAATATCATAGCCGACTGCGTGCCACTTGATCACGTCTCCCCGCTCGTTGCGCAAGGGTACGCGAGAAACCCAATGCCATCGGTACTCTCCGTCGACCCTTCTTAGCCGCTCCTCCCGCACATCAGGCGCTCCAGTCTCGAGACAGGCGCGCCATATGCTATCGCCGACTGCCTCATTATCGGGACGCAGAAAGCCCGACGTGTTCATCCCGCGGGCCTTTTCCTGGAAGATCCCGGTATAGCGCTGCCAAGCCTCGTTGGCGAAATCACGCTCCCCGTTCGGCCAGCAAC
Protein-coding regions in this window:
- a CDS encoding DUF1656 domain-containing protein, producing the protein MNFVELNVYGVLISPLAAIMTVAFLVLILLRRFIAATGLSRHIWHPALFDVSLYLIILSSLVMATW
- a CDS encoding sensor histidine kinase, whose protein sequence is MGTRQASKHAMLSLNDIVEDSMVFLRHELQAKSTSVSLDLALAPPRVLGDRTQLQQVVLNLAINAVQAMAQSGVERRCILIRTVQLDHETVCCIVEDSGPGIDPTRIPRLFDTFFTTKDTGMGLGLSISRSIIEAHGGCIRAENGSGLGGARFTFDLPVANAFDVTSCGTSHPG
- a CDS encoding efflux RND transporter periplasmic adaptor subunit, with amino-acid sequence MPTDVFDEKFEGPHDARAKKAEPSSVATEVADGPETSQDLSAVLPSRPRIRWLAVLTTIGIAIVASYATYIAWQNFMGTPWTRDATVRVYVVSMASEVSGRVVSLPVKDNQFVRAGDLLMKIDPRDYKIAVDLAQAKVDQASADLENKKILAARRLQLSTLAVSREEQGTFVTSAKMAEAALQQDRADLDRALTNLQRIEIRSPVNGWVTNLQTRVGDYADKGQRSLSIVDAGSFWIDGYFEETQVGQIKVGDPVKAKLMGYDEVIGGHVESVAHGININNAQPDSVGLAQVDPIFTWVRLAQRVPVRVALDQVPADIRLVAGMTATLQVETLAGCKPTFLRFLHISCRSMAGNINRWHL
- a CDS encoding FUSC family protein, yielding MTMSSRYDFPTFASRAWKRIKPGLVHGLTMTASVFLALYIAFELQIDDPSWAGVSAGHTILPALGSSLNKALYRVIGTVIGAAATVVLTAMFPQSRLGFLTGVVVWVSACGFIAVFFKNFRAYAAMLAGYTMAIIASDTVGTPDKVFEVAIARSAAIIIGVLCATLVQGLSDFGSARHKLTDGFAEIVADIQKTFVGWVANPRTGTATKALQSVIKRIAALDTVLDDAVGESSELRRRSAILHQATVAMFGAVSSWCTLEAYLARGSAGEMRATLNAVQIVVAPTPAGRTWADLRDDWAKRAMELGQLPSRDISVRVVADAAGEVALRLSDAANGLVLLTDPARAIASRQQVCQPIAQVGPAFINALRVAASTSAAVLLWIATAWPNGLSAITFAALIPLRMSGRPPQVASGFFFGSILAAVAAAIVQFAVLPNHDSFLALTILAGAVLTIFAAMSQISDSWGIFRPAAVMYLPLLSLSNELSVDTIAFINNAVGILAGCAFGALAFRLLPNIDAATQSLRLRELMWRDLRTLAAHAQDTHSLNRWREVTFARLLALPASATAASFEHIHMIYEVGFCIGQIGRWGKPRQITSIANAIVALIRGEITLARQMLRGLDDTRVFNPTDQAALRTQGAIRGLRQRIEAHAAAPIGRGLS